In Salisediminibacterium beveridgei, one DNA window encodes the following:
- a CDS encoding metal ABC transporter permease codes for MMEVLEQLTFLERGIIAGLVVGILAPMMGAFLLVRRMTIISEGLSQITLAGIATGVVIGQSGIFMQDVNPLITGFLFALAGALIVEKLRSVYRYFQELAVPIILSAGLGISAVLISMSGMSSTEWFNFLFGSLLTVSISDLIFILSAGTVSFLILIILYKEWLSISFDSEFAHTSGIAVKWMNLLFAVLVAAVISVSISVVGILLVGAMITLPVAAALQVSHSFRQVILFGIMFGESAVILGMLSSYYLNIATGGMIVTAGILILLMAIMIKNLRYRILKTSFEKA; via the coding sequence ATGATGGAAGTGCTTGAACAATTGACATTTCTTGAACGTGGGATCATTGCCGGCCTTGTTGTCGGGATTCTCGCTCCAATGATGGGGGCTTTTTTGCTGGTCAGACGGATGACGATTATTTCAGAGGGGCTGTCACAGATTACGCTGGCCGGCATCGCGACAGGTGTCGTAATCGGTCAATCCGGAATTTTCATGCAGGATGTGAACCCATTAATCACCGGTTTTCTGTTTGCATTGGCGGGAGCACTGATTGTCGAGAAGCTTCGCTCAGTGTATCGGTATTTTCAGGAACTAGCTGTTCCGATTATTTTGTCTGCAGGGCTGGGAATCAGTGCGGTACTGATCAGTATGTCCGGCATGTCGAGTACAGAATGGTTCAACTTTCTGTTTGGCAGTCTTTTGACCGTTTCAATATCCGATTTGATATTTATCCTTTCTGCAGGCACTGTGAGTTTTCTGATTCTGATCATTTTGTACAAGGAATGGCTGTCGATATCTTTCGATAGCGAATTTGCCCATACTTCAGGTATCGCGGTAAAATGGATGAATCTGCTGTTTGCTGTGCTCGTCGCAGCAGTGATCAGTGTTTCGATCAGTGTTGTGGGAATCCTTCTTGTTGGAGCGATGATCACGCTGCCAGTAGCGGCTGCTTTGCAAGTATCGCACAGTTTTCGGCAAGTGATACTTTTTGGTATCATGTTTGGCGAATCAGCAGTTATATTGGGGATGTTATCTTCTTATTATCTGAACATAGCCACCGGAGGAATGATTGTCACGGCGGGGATTCTGATTTTACTCATGGCGATTATGATCAAAAATCTTCGCTACCGGATATTGAAGACATCATTTGAAAAGGCATAG
- a CDS encoding iron-sulfur cluster biosynthesis family protein: MTFYIETRYAWVMEEEMIIDYDENRNVLRLKSAAMMLNPTLGIVHN; this comes from the coding sequence TTGACTTTTTATATCGAAACACGTTATGCATGGGTCATGGAGGAAGAAATGATCATTGATTATGACGAGAATCGGAATGTATTGAGGCTGAAATCGGCTGCGATGATGTTGAACCCGACGCTCGGTATCGTTCACAATTAG
- a CDS encoding superoxide dismutase translates to MAFTLPELPYAHDALEPHIDEETMKIHHGKHHNTYVTKLNDAIAGHSDLEAKSIEDLVKNLNSLPDAVKGPVRNNGGGHLNHTMFWTLMSPNGGGAPTGDVASDIEETFGSFDKFKEEFKNAALTRFGSGWAWLVVNNGKLEVTSTPNQDNPITDGKTPILGVDVWEHAYYLKYQNKRPDYVDAFFNVIDWDRVNELYKAAK, encoded by the coding sequence ATGGCATTTACACTACCTGAACTGCCTTACGCACACGACGCACTGGAGCCTCATATTGATGAGGAGACAATGAAGATTCACCATGGTAAGCACCACAACACGTATGTCACGAAGCTCAACGATGCAATCGCGGGTCATTCAGACCTCGAGGCAAAAAGTATCGAAGACCTTGTGAAAAATTTAAATTCCCTCCCGGATGCCGTTAAGGGGCCGGTTCGTAATAACGGAGGCGGTCACTTAAATCATACAATGTTTTGGACATTGATGTCACCAAACGGTGGAGGAGCACCAACAGGTGATGTTGCTTCTGACATCGAAGAAACTTTCGGAAGCTTTGATAAATTTAAAGAAGAATTCAAAAATGCTGCATTGACCCGGTTTGGTTCAGGCTGGGCATGGCTGGTTGTTAATAACGGCAAGCTTGAAGTAACCAGCACACCAAATCAGGATAATCCAATCACCGACGGTAAAACCCCAATTCTTGGCGTAGACGTTTGGGAGCATGCGTATTATCTCAAGTATCAAAACAAACGCCCTGACTATGTGGATGCATTCTTTAATGTGATTGATTGGGATCGTGTTAACGAACTTTATAAAGCAGCAAAATAA
- a CDS encoding peptidoglycan D,D-transpeptidase FtsI family protein: MPKQKRTKPHIPLRLNILFFMVFILFSSLILRLGVVQIVQGEEFQEVVERTSSDVTPVEAPRGLIYDRYGNLLVGNEHVHTVTFTNRHTSAAEMLEISQRLSELIDVDADDIFESRYEQERKDFWSVLYDEKFEELLPLSEAQERDLTDGEVYHERIDAVSEEHLEMISDEEWESFAIWRDLRRGMNNVPHKLTSVSHEEAARIMEHMENLTGIDVIRDSKRIYTYGSHLRSIMGNVGSIRSENLERMLSQGYERTDQVGNTFLEAHYEAVLRGRPGTIETFTNRDGEQVQPPEVTEGSRGNDLILSFDLELQQQIEDIIDDITSERSGSYVGEPDAHIVMMEPETGDVLAMYGSGNTASPMQSSYEMGSSVKGATLITGFSNGLIRPGEVIIDRPTNLGADGGGSISSVVNMGPINDLEALERSSNVYMSTVAMRLAGFTPGVSTSWENWQFGFSWLRDHFGEFGLGTSTGIDLPGESTGITGPITPEPGNMVFLTYGQYDTYTPLQLAQYTGTIVNDGVRVAPRVVTEIREASNQTGDIGAISQIREPKVMNIIDTDPSYFNRVKEGFNRVVTGERGTARAYFQNRDYTLGAKTGTAQSFFEGQNVNNQTFVAFAPYDDPEVVVSVVVPFVSTEDGNAGIANTLAEAALDAYFDLKENRKGPEVPDNGSADAEE; encoded by the coding sequence ATGCCGAAACAAAAACGAACGAAACCGCATATTCCCCTTCGGCTAAATATATTATTTTTCATGGTTTTTATTCTTTTTTCATCTTTGATTCTTCGTCTGGGCGTCGTTCAAATTGTTCAAGGTGAAGAATTTCAGGAAGTAGTGGAGCGTACGTCGAGTGATGTCACTCCTGTAGAGGCGCCGAGAGGTCTGATTTACGACCGGTATGGAAATCTGCTCGTAGGTAACGAACATGTTCATACTGTAACGTTTACAAATCGACACACATCTGCTGCCGAAATGCTCGAGATCTCTCAGCGCTTAAGCGAGCTGATTGATGTGGATGCGGATGACATTTTCGAGAGCCGTTATGAACAGGAAAGAAAGGATTTCTGGTCCGTGCTCTATGATGAGAAATTTGAAGAACTGCTGCCTCTCAGTGAAGCACAGGAGAGAGATTTGACAGATGGTGAAGTTTACCACGAACGGATCGATGCTGTTTCTGAAGAGCATCTTGAGATGATCTCAGATGAAGAATGGGAGTCCTTCGCGATTTGGCGTGATTTAAGGCGGGGTATGAATAATGTACCTCACAAATTGACATCTGTTTCTCATGAAGAAGCTGCAAGAATTATGGAGCATATGGAGAACTTAACAGGCATTGATGTCATTCGGGATTCAAAGAGGATTTACACATACGGCAGTCACTTAAGAAGCATAATGGGCAATGTTGGCAGTATTCGTTCAGAGAATCTTGAGAGGATGCTGAGTCAAGGGTACGAGCGAACAGATCAGGTAGGGAACACGTTTTTGGAAGCGCACTATGAAGCCGTTCTACGTGGGAGGCCCGGAACAATTGAAACCTTTACAAATCGTGATGGCGAACAGGTTCAACCTCCGGAAGTTACGGAAGGAAGCCGGGGCAATGATCTGATTCTCTCATTTGACCTTGAACTGCAACAACAAATTGAAGACATTATTGATGACATTACCAGCGAAAGATCAGGGAGTTACGTTGGAGAACCGGACGCGCACATCGTTATGATGGAGCCGGAAACCGGTGATGTCCTCGCCATGTATGGTAGCGGGAATACAGCTTCACCAATGCAATCTTCCTACGAAATGGGGTCTTCTGTAAAAGGTGCAACACTGATTACTGGTTTCAGCAATGGACTTATCAGACCCGGCGAAGTGATCATTGACCGTCCGACAAACCTCGGTGCTGATGGCGGTGGGAGTATCAGTTCCGTGGTTAACATGGGACCGATAAATGACTTAGAAGCTTTGGAACGTTCCTCCAATGTATATATGTCGACTGTCGCAATGAGATTGGCAGGATTCACACCTGGTGTTTCTACAAGCTGGGAGAACTGGCAGTTTGGTTTTAGCTGGCTCAGAGATCATTTTGGTGAATTCGGTTTGGGGACATCTACGGGGATTGATTTACCAGGTGAGAGTACAGGGATTACAGGGCCGATTACTCCGGAGCCAGGTAACATGGTATTCCTGACGTACGGTCAATATGATACCTATACACCACTGCAACTCGCTCAGTATACGGGTACGATTGTAAATGATGGAGTCAGAGTGGCTCCGAGAGTTGTGACAGAAATCCGTGAAGCAAGTAATCAAACGGGGGATATTGGTGCAATTTCCCAAATAAGAGAGCCGAAAGTGATGAATATTATCGATACTGATCCATCTTACTTTAATCGTGTCAAAGAAGGATTTAATCGAGTTGTTACCGGTGAGCGTGGGACAGCAAGAGCATATTTCCAAAATCGTGATTATACCCTCGGTGCCAAGACAGGAACAGCTCAGAGTTTCTTTGAAGGGCAGAACGTCAACAATCAGACGTTTGTGGCATTTGCTCCATATGATGATCCGGAAGTGGTGGTCTCCGTCGTAGTGCCTTTTGTCTCAACTGAAGATGGAAATGCAGGTATCGCCAATACCCTTGCAGAAGCCGCGCTGGATGCCTACTTCGATTTGAAAGAAAACAGAAAAGGTCCTGAAGTACCGGATAACGGTTCAGCAGATGCAGAGGAGTAG
- a CDS encoding DUF1002 domain-containing protein: MKNKKWTKIALGVMAALLIMPVSTLADASPGDEIVTLGEDLSSEQREQLLNEMDVVEDEVMMVMVSNEEEHEYLGDYISASVIGSNALSSSKITLLESGSGMDVTTNNINWVTEGMYANALITAGVKDAEIYVTAPFEVSGTGALTGLIKAYEASMDEVIPEDQKQIANEELVKTAELGEEHGNEEVTELMARIKEALAEEDIETTEDLRELIRRLAEELGISLSDEDLEGLVSLFERMKEMNIDWDQVRSQIDSVRENISDFIGSDQGQGIIRSIINFFNDLLDTISGWFASATTFYKP; this comes from the coding sequence ATGAAAAATAAAAAATGGACGAAAATCGCACTCGGTGTAATGGCGGCTTTGTTAATCATGCCGGTATCGACATTGGCAGATGCTTCACCAGGTGATGAAATTGTTACACTCGGGGAAGATTTATCGTCAGAACAACGTGAACAACTCTTAAATGAGATGGATGTAGTGGAAGATGAAGTGATGATGGTCATGGTGTCCAATGAAGAGGAACATGAATACCTGGGTGATTATATCAGTGCATCTGTAATTGGCAGTAATGCACTGTCATCATCGAAAATCACCTTGCTTGAATCAGGTTCAGGAATGGACGTTACGACAAATAATATCAACTGGGTCACAGAAGGTATGTACGCCAATGCGCTGATTACGGCTGGTGTGAAAGATGCAGAAATTTATGTGACCGCCCCATTCGAAGTGTCAGGTACTGGTGCATTAACTGGACTGATTAAGGCATATGAAGCATCCATGGACGAAGTTATCCCGGAAGATCAAAAACAGATTGCCAATGAAGAACTGGTTAAAACAGCAGAACTTGGCGAAGAACACGGGAATGAAGAAGTTACTGAACTGATGGCTCGTATCAAAGAGGCGCTCGCTGAGGAGGATATCGAAACAACAGAAGATCTTCGCGAACTGATCAGACGATTAGCTGAAGAACTCGGAATTTCTTTATCTGATGAAGATTTAGAAGGGCTTGTCTCATTATTCGAACGGATGAAGGAGATGAATATTGACTGGGATCAAGTGAGAAGTCAGATTGATTCCGTTCGTGAGAATATCAGTGATTTTATCGGCTCTGATCAAGGCCAGGGTATCATCCGTTCTATCATTAACTTCTTTAATGATTTACTGGATACGATTTCGGGCTGGTTTGCATCCGCAACTACATTTTATAAACCATAA
- a CDS encoding NfeD family protein yields MEMLEMAAVGFVVVFIATLFIFGELMVRMKGFFAVLGILLMALYFSYHITGAESLWIVVLYLVGLTLIIFDGKVTADGSVGIFGVAFMVAAIALPSPGWIYGVLVAMALILAAPTSFLFTKVFRKRQMWNKILFEDKLTSDKGYNSMNETYKDLVGKKGMTKTSFRPTGTVEIENKMYSATSDNQWLDAETEVTIIAADGTRILVVPDKEDASIPSQS; encoded by the coding sequence ATGGAAATGCTTGAGATGGCCGCTGTAGGCTTTGTCGTTGTTTTTATTGCAACCTTATTTATATTTGGAGAACTGATGGTGAGAATGAAAGGTTTCTTTGCCGTGTTGGGAATCTTGTTAATGGCACTTTATTTCTCCTATCATATTACAGGAGCGGAAAGCCTTTGGATCGTCGTTCTTTATCTTGTTGGATTAACGTTGATTATCTTTGACGGAAAAGTAACAGCAGACGGTTCGGTGGGGATTTTCGGTGTTGCATTTATGGTTGCCGCAATTGCACTGCCTTCACCTGGGTGGATTTATGGTGTGCTTGTTGCCATGGCACTGATTCTGGCTGCTCCTACATCGTTTCTTTTTACGAAAGTATTCCGGAAGCGACAAATGTGGAACAAGATTCTTTTTGAAGATAAGCTGACCAGCGATAAAGGGTATAATTCCATGAATGAAACCTATAAAGACCTGGTCGGTAAAAAAGGAATGACGAAAACATCATTCAGGCCAACGGGTACAGTTGAAATCGAAAATAAAATGTACAGCGCCACATCCGATAACCAGTGGCTTGATGCAGAAACTGAGGTTACAATCATTGCAGCAGATGGTACCCGAATTCTCGTTGTACCGGATAAAGAAGATGCATCGATCCCTTCACAATCATAA
- a CDS encoding Na/Pi cotransporter family protein, protein MFFGGLAIFLFGIKYMGDGLQLVAGDRLRELLDKYTSNPLMGVIAGIVVTILLQTSTGTTVLAIGLVNAGFMKFRQAIGVIMGANIGTTITAFIIGLKISEYALPIIAVGTFLIFFLKNKKANNYGQVIFGFGALFYGLNLMGDGLRPLRDLDVFVELTLNMSTNPLLGVLIGTIFTVSVQSSSAAIGLLQQLYAQGAMDLPAALPVLFGDNIGTTITAVLASLGASLAAKRAALTHVIFNVVGTIIVLIFVGPYIRMMEFLEGQFNLNPEMTIAVAHGIFNVTNVMIQLPFIGFLAWIVIKILPGKESVIEFNAQNLDPTLINQSSSIALGQAKKETLRMAQLSAEGLKEALNFVETKQKKSAELTYQFEDAVNNLDKKITDYLVRISTNSLTAADSRLHSVLLDTVRDIERVGDHMENIVELAEYQVTNKVKLSDEAMTDIRDMFTYTLDTLDKAIESLDKDDTDIAKEVMEMEEKIDKMERKYRKKHIIRLNEGLCEGSAGIIFADMISNLERIGDHSVNIAETVINE, encoded by the coding sequence ATGTTTTTTGGCGGTCTGGCCATCTTTTTGTTTGGGATCAAGTACATGGGAGACGGCTTACAGCTAGTTGCTGGTGACAGACTGAGAGAACTGCTGGACAAGTATACATCAAACCCGCTGATGGGTGTCATCGCAGGTATCGTCGTTACTATTTTATTACAAACCAGTACTGGAACAACCGTTCTGGCCATCGGACTTGTCAATGCAGGTTTTATGAAATTCCGTCAGGCCATCGGAGTTATTATGGGTGCGAACATCGGAACAACGATTACCGCATTTATTATCGGTTTAAAAATATCAGAATATGCTTTGCCGATCATTGCAGTCGGGACATTCCTAATCTTCTTTTTGAAAAATAAAAAAGCCAACAACTATGGTCAGGTAATCTTCGGATTTGGTGCATTATTTTATGGACTGAATTTGATGGGAGATGGGTTAAGGCCGTTACGTGATCTGGATGTATTTGTAGAGTTAACTTTAAACATGAGTACAAATCCATTGTTGGGCGTATTGATAGGTACCATTTTCACCGTCAGTGTTCAGAGTTCTTCGGCTGCGATCGGTCTGCTGCAGCAACTATATGCGCAAGGTGCCATGGATCTCCCTGCGGCTTTACCTGTCTTATTTGGTGATAATATCGGGACTACCATTACGGCGGTATTGGCTTCACTCGGGGCTTCACTTGCTGCGAAGCGTGCAGCACTCACACACGTGATATTTAACGTTGTCGGAACGATCATCGTGTTGATTTTTGTCGGTCCTTATATTCGCATGATGGAATTTCTCGAGGGACAATTCAATCTTAACCCGGAGATGACAATCGCGGTGGCACACGGGATTTTCAACGTGACAAATGTTATGATTCAACTACCGTTCATTGGTTTCCTTGCGTGGATTGTCATTAAAATCCTTCCTGGTAAAGAATCCGTTATTGAATTCAATGCTCAAAATCTTGATCCTACATTGATCAATCAGTCGTCTTCCATAGCCCTTGGTCAGGCGAAAAAAGAAACACTCCGCATGGCTCAGCTATCTGCAGAGGGACTGAAAGAAGCACTGAATTTCGTCGAGACAAAACAAAAGAAATCTGCCGAATTAACATATCAATTCGAGGATGCAGTGAACAATCTTGACAAAAAAATTACAGATTATCTGGTGAGAATTTCGACTAATTCTCTTACAGCAGCTGATTCCAGACTTCACAGCGTACTTCTTGACACCGTTCGAGACATTGAACGGGTAGGGGACCATATGGAAAATATTGTTGAGCTGGCCGAATACCAGGTCACAAATAAAGTGAAATTATCAGATGAAGCAATGACCGATATTCGTGATATGTTTACGTACACTTTGGATACACTGGATAAGGCGATCGAGTCTTTGGATAAAGATGATACGGATATTGCAAAAGAAGTTATGGAAATGGAAGAAAAAATTGATAAAATGGAACGGAAATATCGAAAAAAACACATCATTCGTTTGAACGAAGGACTTTGTGAAGGCTCTGCAGGGATCATTTTCGCAGATATGATCAGCAATCTCGAGCGCATTGGCGACCATTCTGTGAACATTGCAGAAACTGTTATTAATGAGTAA
- a CDS encoding DUF1189 domain-containing protein — protein MNIFNQFFYSLFQPNTIASFKRQRIGRAILYVFLLMFITSLPLILITTSNFSSLYDDVDEQLRAFPEFNVENGVLQSEEGTSVTETDDGVMIIFDPDGEYTPDDLLEYDEGIALLQRDAVILTGDIYETFSYQQLGDDFSKAEFVSLSDTIGGSLTIILTIIGVLIYLVNTAMKFIGVTVLAAITMLLKRNVFNDLKYSQAWVLSAFAVTLPTTLFALFDLFQLNFPFQFAIYWVIAITMMNLVLRNLAYTRDQARSEQGPSTE, from the coding sequence GTGAATATTTTCAACCAATTTTTTTACAGTCTTTTTCAACCGAACACCATCGCCTCTTTTAAACGCCAAAGAATTGGCAGAGCGATCCTGTATGTGTTTCTGCTTATGTTCATTACATCCCTTCCACTGATCTTAATCACAACATCAAATTTCAGTTCACTATACGACGATGTTGACGAACAGCTGAGAGCTTTCCCGGAATTCAACGTTGAAAATGGTGTGCTTCAATCCGAAGAAGGAACATCTGTGACTGAAACCGACGATGGTGTGATGATCATTTTTGATCCTGACGGGGAATATACACCGGACGATTTGCTCGAATACGATGAAGGGATCGCCCTGCTTCAAAGAGACGCAGTGATCTTGACTGGCGATATTTATGAGACGTTCAGTTACCAGCAATTAGGTGATGATTTCAGTAAAGCTGAATTTGTTTCGTTATCTGATACCATTGGCGGCTCGTTGACCATCATACTGACAATCATTGGCGTACTGATATATTTAGTCAACACAGCCATGAAATTCATTGGCGTAACGGTACTCGCTGCCATTACGATGTTATTAAAGCGAAATGTATTCAATGATTTGAAGTACAGCCAGGCTTGGGTACTTTCAGCCTTTGCAGTTACCTTACCAACAACCTTGTTTGCATTGTTTGATCTGTTTCAATTGAATTTTCCATTTCAATTCGCTATCTATTGGGTAATCGCCATAACCATGATGAATCTAGTATTGAGAAACCTTGCCTATACAAGAGATCAGGCCCGTTCAGAGCAGGGCCCATCCACGGAATAA
- a CDS encoding 5' nucleotidase, NT5C type gives MKHFRFGIDIDGTVTDPSSFIPHLNKHFNKTLTLEDIQDYDLSIALNVTEKEFWTWMSKHEPQMYQLSFPAYDAERVLSTWQHQFELYYISARPAHVRDLTVNWFAKHQIPYDHIELLGQHNKLKAVKDHQLNAFFEDKHDNAVTIAEDCNIPVILMDTPYNRKPVPDQVYRAYSWKEADHIINRLFQPAKVD, from the coding sequence ATGAAGCATTTTCGATTTGGCATTGATATTGACGGCACCGTTACAGATCCCTCGTCTTTCATTCCGCATTTAAACAAACACTTTAACAAAACATTAACGCTCGAGGATATTCAGGACTATGATCTCTCTATCGCACTGAACGTCACGGAAAAGGAATTCTGGACATGGATGTCCAAACACGAACCGCAAATGTACCAGCTGTCATTCCCGGCTTACGATGCAGAGCGTGTGTTAAGCACCTGGCAGCATCAGTTTGAACTCTACTACATCAGTGCCCGACCTGCACACGTTCGTGATTTGACTGTAAATTGGTTTGCTAAGCACCAAATTCCCTATGATCATATTGAACTTTTGGGCCAGCACAATAAGCTCAAAGCCGTGAAAGATCATCAACTGAATGCCTTCTTCGAGGACAAACATGACAACGCTGTAACAATTGCTGAGGATTGCAACATACCTGTTATTCTGATGGACACCCCCTATAATCGAAAGCCTGTACCTGACCAGGTTTACCGGGCTTACTCTTGGAAAGAAGCTGATCACATTATCAACAGATTATTTCAACCTGCAAAAGTCGATTAA
- a CDS encoding Fur family transcriptional regulator, translating into MQIDNAMAQLKEQGYKFTAKRYDILSFLIKEARYVTAKEILEDLKDKHDGLSFDTIYRNLALFEASDLLEETELDGEKRFRIACSVDEHHHHLICLTCGKTEHIHHCPMDQKLISSKGFTVTGHKFEIYGYCPECVV; encoded by the coding sequence GTGCAAATTGATAACGCAATGGCTCAATTAAAAGAGCAAGGATATAAGTTTACAGCGAAACGGTATGATATTCTATCGTTTTTGATCAAAGAGGCCAGATACGTCACTGCAAAAGAAATTCTGGAAGATTTGAAAGATAAACATGATGGCTTGAGTTTTGATACGATCTATCGCAATTTAGCTTTATTTGAAGCGAGCGATCTTCTCGAAGAGACAGAACTCGATGGTGAAAAGCGGTTTCGAATTGCTTGTTCAGTGGACGAACATCACCATCATTTGATATGTCTGACATGCGGTAAGACGGAGCATATTCACCATTGTCCAATGGATCAGAAATTGATTTCCTCCAAAGGATTTACTGTCACAGGACATAAGTTCGAAATCTATGGTTATTGTCCGGAATGTGTCGTTTAA
- the ispG gene encoding flavodoxin-dependent (E)-4-hydroxy-3-methylbut-2-enyl-diphosphate synthase, with protein MSEITHRKNTRPVKVGPIQIGGNDEVVIQSMTMSKTHDVETVVEEILRLEEAGCQIVRVACPEMKDAEAIPEIKKRINIPLVVDIHFDYKLALKAIEGGADKIRINPGNIGRKEKVEAVVNAAKAKGIPIRIGVNAGSLEKRILDKYGYPTADGMVESALHHIKILEDLDFYDIIVSMKASDVHLAVEAYEKASKAFDYPLHLGITESGTLFAGTIKSSAGLGVLLNQGIGSTVRISLSADPVEEIKVAKELLKAFGLAANAATLISCPTCGRIEIDLISIANEVEEYLQTIHAPIKVSVLGCAVNGPGEAKEADIGIAGARGEGLLFRKGKTIRKVPEESMVEELKKEIDILAKAHEEKLKLEQQNV; from the coding sequence GTGAGTGAAATAACACATCGTAAAAATACAAGACCTGTCAAAGTCGGACCAATCCAGATTGGCGGAAACGATGAAGTCGTGATTCAAAGCATGACTATGTCGAAAACCCATGACGTGGAAACGGTTGTAGAGGAAATTCTGAGGCTTGAGGAAGCCGGATGTCAGATCGTCCGGGTCGCGTGTCCGGAAATGAAGGACGCGGAAGCGATACCTGAAATCAAAAAACGGATCAATATCCCCCTTGTTGTCGATATTCATTTCGATTACAAGCTGGCCTTAAAAGCCATTGAAGGTGGCGCAGATAAAATCCGGATCAATCCAGGTAACATAGGAAGAAAAGAAAAAGTCGAAGCTGTCGTAAATGCGGCCAAAGCGAAAGGCATTCCAATCCGGATTGGTGTTAATGCCGGATCGCTTGAAAAACGGATACTTGATAAATATGGATACCCAACAGCGGATGGTATGGTGGAAAGTGCTTTACATCATATTAAAATCCTGGAAGACCTTGATTTCTACGATATCATTGTCTCAATGAAAGCATCAGACGTCCACCTGGCTGTAGAGGCTTATGAGAAAGCATCTAAAGCTTTCGATTATCCCCTGCACCTTGGTATTACAGAGTCAGGAACATTGTTTGCAGGAACCATAAAGAGTTCTGCTGGGCTTGGTGTCCTTTTAAATCAAGGAATCGGAAGCACAGTCCGCATTTCTCTCAGTGCTGATCCTGTTGAAGAGATTAAAGTTGCAAAAGAATTGCTGAAAGCATTCGGTCTCGCAGCCAATGCGGCAACACTCATCTCGTGCCCGACTTGTGGCAGAATTGAGATCGATCTGATCAGTATCGCCAATGAAGTGGAAGAATATCTCCAAACCATCCATGCCCCTATTAAAGTTTCCGTTCTCGGATGTGCCGTAAATGGACCTGGAGAGGCCAAGGAGGCAGATATCGGTATTGCCGGTGCCCGGGGAGAAGGATTGCTCTTTCGTAAAGGGAAGACTATTCGTAAAGTCCCTGAAGAATCCATGGTTGAAGAATTAAAAAAGGAAATTGATATTTTAGCAAAAGCGCATGAAGAAAAATTGAAACTCGAACAACAAAATGTGTAA
- a CDS encoding metal ABC transporter permease: protein MIEVFFQYDFLKFSLYTALIVGILTPAVGVFLVVRRLSLMADALSHITLTGIAFSLLLGRSIPFFAGLNPVYMGMLFSVSGSLLVNRLGFVFKHYRELAIPIILSSGIGIGVVFISLADGFNNDLLNYLFGSVAAVSSQDFQLMMLLLTGVIAFIVLFYKELLFLSFDEEQAVTSGLPKKFLDVSFMVVVAVVIGVSMQIVGILLVSALMTLPVAAAMRLAKSFKAMLLYSILIGEISVLVGMISAFHLDLAPGGTIVLTNLALLILVIMITGSGKKRA, encoded by the coding sequence ATGATCGAAGTATTTTTCCAATACGATTTCCTTAAATTTTCGCTATATACAGCATTGATCGTTGGAATATTGACACCTGCTGTCGGCGTCTTCCTTGTGGTCAGGCGGTTGTCCCTCATGGCTGATGCGCTGTCCCATATTACACTGACTGGCATTGCGTTCAGTCTGCTTTTGGGCAGATCAATTCCCTTTTTTGCGGGATTAAATCCTGTATACATGGGCATGCTGTTTTCTGTATCGGGGTCTTTACTCGTCAATCGACTCGGTTTTGTCTTCAAGCATTACCGGGAACTGGCGATTCCGATCATTCTTTCATCCGGGATTGGTATCGGTGTGGTCTTCATCTCACTGGCTGACGGGTTTAATAATGATTTGTTGAACTATTTATTTGGGAGTGTTGCTGCAGTCAGCAGTCAGGATTTTCAGCTGATGATGCTTTTGCTGACGGGTGTGATTGCATTTATTGTTTTATTTTATAAAGAGCTGCTTTTTTTGAGTTTTGATGAGGAGCAAGCAGTGACATCAGGACTGCCCAAAAAGTTTTTAGATGTTTCTTTTATGGTAGTTGTCGCGGTTGTCATTGGAGTTTCCATGCAAATTGTTGGTATTCTGCTGGTATCTGCTTTGATGACTTTGCCGGTTGCGGCGGCTATGAGATTGGCAAAATCTTTTAAAGCAATGTTGCTTTATTCTATACTTATTGGTGAAATCTCAGTACTTGTCGGGATGATCAGTGCTTTTCATCTTGATCTTGCTCCAGGTGGTACAATTGTACTCACCAATTTGGCATTATTGATTCTTGTCATCATGATTACAGGTAGCGGAAAGAAGAGGGCATGA